A genomic window from Pseudomonas alcaligenes includes:
- the nqrM gene encoding (Na+)-NQR maturation NqrM — protein sequence MTWLLVFGLMLLVVLGMAVGVLMGRKPIAGSCGGIANLGIEKECSICGGSREKCEEVNREQKGDVVDAKLAYDATKR from the coding sequence ATGACCTGGTTGCTGGTATTCGGTCTCATGCTGCTGGTGGTGCTGGGCATGGCCGTCGGCGTGCTCATGGGGCGCAAGCCCATCGCCGGTTCCTGCGGCGGCATCGCCAACCTCGGCATCGAGAAGGAATGCTCGATCTGTGGCGGCAGCCGCGAGAAGTGCGAAGAGGTCAATCGCGAACAGAAAGGCGATGTAGTGGACGCAAAGCTCGCCTACGACGCGACCAAGCGCTAA